Proteins from a single region of Juglans microcarpa x Juglans regia isolate MS1-56 chromosome 5S, Jm3101_v1.0, whole genome shotgun sequence:
- the LOC121267816 gene encoding shaggy-related protein kinase eta: MADDREISGAVVDGNDPTGHIISTTIGGKNGEPKQTISYMAERVVGTGSFGIVFQAKCLETGDTVAIKKVLQDRRYKNRELQLMRVMDHPNVISLKHCFFSTTSKNELFLNLVMEYVPETMYRVLKHYSSANQRMPLIFVKLYLYQIFRGLAYIHTVPGVCHRDLKPQNLLVDPLTHQVKLCDFGSAKMLVKGEANISYICSRFYRAPELIFGATEYTTSIDIWSAGCVLAELLLGQPLFPGENAVDQLVEIIKVLGTPTREEIRCMNPNYTDFRFPQIKAHPWHKVFHKRMPPEAIDLASRLLQYSPSLRCTALEACAHPFFDELREPNARLPNGRPLPPLFNFKQELSGASPELVNRLIPEHVKRQMGLDFLHPAGT, translated from the exons ATGGCCGACGATAGG GAAATATCTGGTGCTGTTGTTGATGGAAATGATCCGACGGGGCACATCATTTCCACTACGATTGGAGGAAAAAATGGAGAACCTAAGCAA ACAATTAGTTACATGGCAGAGCGTGTTGTGGGGACTGGCTCATTTGGAATTGTTTTCCAG GCAAAATGCTTGGAAACTGGTGATACTGTGGCTATAAAGAAGGTTTTGCAGGACAGAAGATATAAGAATCGTGAACTGCAGTTAATGCGTGTGATGGATCATCCAAATGTGATTTCTCTGAAGCATTGTTTCTTTTCCACAACTAGTAAGAATGAACTTTTTCTGAACCTTGTTATGGAATATGTCCCGGAGACCATGTATCGGGTATTGAAGCATTACAGCAGCGCAAATCAGAGAATGCCACTCATCTTTGTGAAACTTTACTTGTACCAG ATTTTTAGGGGGCTGGCTTATATACACACGGTTCCTGGAGTTTGCCATAGGGATTTGAAGCCTCAAAATCTTTTG GTTGATCCTCTCACTCACCAGGTTAAGCTTTGCGATTTTGGAAGTGCAAAAATGCTA GTGAAAGGCGAAGCTAACATATCATACATATGTTCACGATTCTACCGAGCTCCCGAACTTATATTTGGTGCCACAGAATATACAACCTCAATTGATATTTGGTCAGCTGGTTGTGTCCTTGCAGAGCTTCTTCTGGGGCAG CCACTTTTCCCTGGAGAAAATGCGGTCGACCAGCTAGTAGAAATTATCAAG GTTCTTGGTACACCAACTCGTGAAGAAATTCGTTGCATGAATCCAAACTATACTGATTTTAGGTTTCCACAGATAAAAGCACATCCTTGGCACAAG GTTTTCCATAAAAGGATGCCTCCAGAAGCAATTGATCTGGCTTCACGACTGCTGCAATACTCGCCCAGCCTTCGCTGCACAGCA CTAGAAGCATGTGCACACCCTTTCTTCGATGAACTCCGAGAACCCAATGCTCGCCTACCAAATGGTCGCCCATTGCCACCACTTTTCAACTTTAAACAGGAA TTGTCAGGAGCTTCTCCAGAGCTTGTGAATAGGTTGATACCAGAGCATGTGAAACGCcaaatgggtctagattttttGCATCCAGCCGGCACATAA
- the LOC121266777 gene encoding probable LRR receptor-like serine/threonine-protein kinase At5g45780, which yields MECVRLGFGYFFLLNFFWMPMIAADTDSLLSPKGVSYEVAALMAVKSKIKDELHVMDGWDINSVDPCTWNMIACSAEGFVVSLEMANMGLSGTLSPSVGNLSHLRAMLLRNNQLSGPIPPDIGKLSELQTLDLSGNQFDGEIPDSLGSLTHLSYLQLSRNKLSGQIPKTVSNLTGLSYLDFSFNNLSGPSPKILAKGYSIAGNNFLCTSSSTQVCMGVSQPINDTGLFKKVGGHHQWVLSVAVSISCAFVVSLMLLVCWVHWNRSRLLFTSYVQQDYEFDISQLKRFTFRELQNATGNFSPKNVIGQGGFGVVYIGYLPNRSVVAVKRLKDPNYTGEVQFQTEVEMIGLALHRNLLRLYGFCMSSDERLLVYPYMPNGSVADRLRDTRREKPSLDWNRRMRIAVGAARGLLYLHEQCNPRIIHRDVKAANILLDESFEAVVGDFGLAKLLDQRDSHVTTAVRGTVGHIAPEYLSTGQSSEKTDVFGFGILLLELITGQKALDGGNGQVQKGMILDWVRTLHEEKRLEMLVDRDLRECFNALQLEKVVEVALQCTQSHPNLRPKMSEVLKVLEGLVEQSGHTEDSQGGTNLCEARASSFSRINSDAHQESSFIIEAMELSGPR from the exons ATGGAATGTGTAAGGCTGGGTTTTGGGTATTTCTTCCTTCTTAACTTCTTTTGGATGCCAATGATTGCTGCTGATACCGACAGTCTTCTTTCACCCAAGGGTGTTAGCTATGAGG TGGCTGCTCTGATGGCAGTGAAGAGTAAGATCAAGGACGAGTTGCATGTGATGGATGGGTGGGATATTAACTCTGTTGATCCTTGCACGTGGAACATGATCGCTTGCTCTGCCGAAGGTTTCGTTGTTTCCCT TGAGATGGCCAATATGGGCTTATCAGGAACGCTTTCGCCAAGTGTTGGGAACTTGAGTCATCTTCGGGCAAT GTTATTGCGGAACAATCAGTTATCTGGTCCCATCCCACCCGACATAGGAAAGCTTTCAGAGCTTCAGACTCTTGACCTCTCGGGTAACCAGTTTGATGGAGAAATTCCAGACTCTTTGGGGTCTCTAACGCATCTAAGTTACTT GCAGCTCAGTAGAAATAAGTTATCGGGCCAGATTCCCAAAACTGTTTCTAATCTCACGGGTCTTTCATACTT ggatttttcatttaataatctCAGCGGTCCCTCTCCAAAAATACTAGCGAAAGGCTACAG TATTGCAGGGAATAACTTTCTTTGTACTTCTTCATCAACACAAGTTTGCATGGGTGTTTCACAACCGATAAATG ATACAGGTTTATTTAAGAAAGTCGGCGGTCATCATCAGTGGGTGCTTTCTGTTGCTGTTAGCATCAGTTGTGCATTTGTGGTTTCTCTGATGCTGCTCGTCTGTTGGGTGCATTGGAACAGATCTCGGCTTCTCTTTACATCTTATG tgcagcaagattatgaatttgatattAGTCAACTCAAGAGGTTTACGTTTCGTGAACTGCAAAATGCCACCGGAAATTTTAGTCCCAAAAACGTCATAGGGCAAGGTGGATTTGGAGTGGTTTATATTGGATATCTTCCAAATAGGTCAGTGGTTGCTGTCAAGAGGCTGAAAGATCCAAATTACACGGGAGAAGTGCAGTTTCAAACTGAAGTTGAAATGATTGGCTTGGCTTTGCATCGAAATCTCTTACGCTTGTATGGATTTTGTATGTCCTCTGATGAAAGGTTGCTAGTTTATCCTTATATGCCAAATGGGAGTGTTGCTGACCGCTTGAGAG ACACTCGTCGAGAAAAGCCTTCTTTGGATTGGAACAGACGAATGAGGATAGCGGTTGGAGCTGCCCGCGGGCTTCTATACTTGCATGAACAGTGTAATCCAAGAATAATTCACAGGGATGTCAAAGCTGCAAACATTTTGCTTGACGAAAGTTTTGAAGCTGTAGTTGGGGATTTTGGTCTTGCTAAGCTGTTAGACCAGAGGGATTCACATGTCACTACTGCAGTTCGTGGCACAGTAGGACACATTGCCCCAGAGTATCTTTCGACTGGACAATCTTCTGAAAAAACAGACGTTTTTGGATTTGGCATACTACTTTTGGAACTCATAACAGGGCAAAAGGCATTAGATGGTGGAAATGGTCAAGTTCAGAAAGGGATGATTCTTGACTGG GTTAGAACATTGCATGAGGAGAAGAGGCTGGAAATGCTAGTAGATAGGGATCTAAGGGAATGCTTCAATGCACTACAGCTGGAGAAAGTAGTAGAGGTGGCTCTGCAGTGTACTCAGTCGCATCCCAACCTCCGGCCAAAGATGTCGGAAGTTTTGAAGGTCTTGGAAGGTCTTGTTGAGCAGTCAGGACATACAGAGGATTCACAAGGTGGAACCAACCTTTGTGAAGCAAGGGCTTCTAGTTTTTCCAGAATTAACAGTGATGCTCATCAAGAATCTTCATTTATAATCGAAGCAATGGAGCTTTCTGGACCTCGGTGA
- the LOC121268142 gene encoding uncharacterized protein LOC121268142, with protein MDQEEDTVLAGQFDRGRSENSSSSVNGVASESMISVNSEERDSTCVTGGNGALEALGTELGSSEVIMNGHEQVVNQEDIDQCGGSDVPHEVDRGANEDSSTLGGGIVPEIVIVINSNEALGVGGDDRGLEARISEPVLSKVSPKEVNKTVSEPEKTSCVIDVKCSSGKGFGENLDVEWVCRICHLGSEQSSHVTVRITGDVNMMTMMDLIQLGCGCKDELGIAHGYCAEAWFKIRGNRLCEICGKTAKNINGVGDNGFMEEWNGRRSIGGSGNPSNRGRGCWRGQPFCNFLMACLVIGFVLPWFFRVNMF; from the exons ATGGATCAGGAGGAGGACACGGTACTAGCGGGTCAATTTGATCGAGGGAGGAGTGAGAATTCGAGCAGTTCGGTTAATGGGGTGGCGTCTGAGTCTATGATTTCCGTGAATTCAGAGGAGAGGGATTCTACATGTGTTACTGGAGGAAATGGGGCTTTGGAGGCATTGGGTACTGAGTTGGGGTCAAGTGAGGTGATAATGAACGGACACGAACAAGTAGTCAATCAGGAGGACATTGATCAGTGTGGTGGCAGTGATGTACCGCATGAAGTTGATCGAGGGGCAAATGAAGATTCGAGCACTTTGGGTGGTGGGATTGTACCTGAAATTGTAATTGTCATTAATTCGAATGAGGCTCTGGGTGTTGGTGGAGATGATAGGGGATTGGAAGCAAGAATTAGCGAACCGGTGTTGAGCAAGGTATCTCCCAAAGAGGTGAATAAAACGGTGTCTGAACCAGAGAAGACTTCGTGTGTGATTGATGTGAAGTGCAGCAGTGGTAAAGGGTTTGGTGAGAATCTGGATGTGGAATGGGTTTGTAGGATTTGCCATTTGGGATCTGAGCAATCATCTCATGTGACTGTAAGGATTACTGGTGATGTTAATATGATGACAATGATGGATTTAATTCAGCTCGGTTGCGGGTGTAAAGATGAACTTGGCATTGCGCATGGTTACTGTGCCGAAGCATGGTTTAAGATAAGAGGGAACAG ATTGTGTGAAATTTGTGGTAAGActgcaaaaaatattaatggtGTTGGGGATAACGGATTTATGGAGGAATGGAATGGAAGGAGATCCATAGGTGGAAGCGGTAACCCCTCAAACAGGGGTCGAGGATGTTGGCGTGGACAGCCATTCTGTAACTTTCTGATGGCATGCCTGGTTATCGGTTTTGTGCTCCCATGGTTTTTTCGTGTAAATATGTTCTGA